Below is a window of Pseudomonadota bacterium DNA.
CATCGAGAGCGGCGCTGCCTTTAACGGTTCCTGTTTAATGAAAGTTAAAGATATAAATATAAGTCAGTAGCATTATCTTTAACAAAAAGGAGGTAACAGGGGATGACAGTTAATGCCATAGAATACGGCGATGACAAAATTACCACCGTAATTGCTGAAGATCTTGAGATTACCGGTACAATCAAGTTTAAAAGTTCTCTCATGCTGAAGTGTCTTTTTGATGGGGAAATATTATCGGAAGGTCTGTTGATTATAGGGCCTACCGCAAAAGTAAAAGCGACCATCACCACTCAGAATCTCATTTCTCATGGAGAAATAACGGGGGATGTCACGGCCAGTGAACAGGTCATATTAAAAGACACATCCGTGCATGTAGGCAACATTACCACAAGAAATATTTTAATTGAGAACGGTTCTATTTTTAACGGT
It encodes the following:
- a CDS encoding polymer-forming cytoskeletal protein, encoding MTVNAIEYGDDKITTVIAEDLEITGTIKFKSSLMLKCLFDGEILSEGLLIIGPTAKVKATITTQNLISHGEITGDVTASEQVILKDTSVHVGNITTRNILIENGSIFNG